The Flavobacteriales bacterium genome window below encodes:
- a CDS encoding AAA family ATPase, with protein sequence MQIFLWGFMGVGKTSVGKKLAQHLNVDFIDLDQKIEMEEGQTIAQIFSAKGEAYFREVEHQNLIQIIHSNEAGVISVGGGTPCFADNALRMNAAGLTIYFSSTAKELTQRLLPRKVHRPLLKNIPDEDLLPFVTQKLNERMPYYLLAKEKVNADQSKSELLHELIEIIKSKK encoded by the coding sequence ATGCAAATATTTCTTTGGGGATTTATGGGAGTAGGTAAAACCAGTGTAGGAAAAAAACTGGCGCAACACCTGAATGTCGATTTCATCGATCTCGATCAGAAAATTGAAATGGAAGAAGGTCAAACCATCGCACAGATTTTTTCTGCCAAAGGAGAAGCCTATTTCAGAGAAGTGGAACATCAAAACTTAATACAAATCATTCATTCCAATGAAGCAGGAGTAATTTCGGTTGGGGGAGGTACACCTTGTTTTGCCGATAATGCATTACGAATGAATGCGGCGGGCTTAACCATTTATTTTTCTTCCACAGCAAAAGAGCTTACACAACGTTTACTTCCACGCAAGGTTCACCGGCCATTGCTTAAAAATATTCCCGACGAAGATTTATTGCCCTTCGTAACACAGAAATTAAATGAACGAATGCCCTATTATCTATTGGCAAAAGAAAAAGTGAATGCCGATCAGTCCAAATCGGAATTACTCCATGAATTAATTGAAATCATTAAAAGCAAAAAATGA
- a CDS encoding DUF4878 domain-containing protein — protein sequence MKIKVLALSAVAAFMVACGGGSTPEDVAKNFHEALTAQEWDKAKDLATESGKKNIDQAKEFSESMGALGGEKPAKPEIEEVKCDTKENESTCTCKEKGGKETKYTLKKEGDKWLVDYSKLGNMGGETPTEEAAPVEEPATDETAPVEETEAPVEE from the coding sequence ATGAAAATCAAAGTTTTAGCTCTTTCAGCAGTTGCTGCCTTTATGGTTGCCTGCGGTGGCGGATCTACTCCAGAAGATGTTGCCAAAAATTTCCATGAAGCTCTTACCGCTCAAGAGTGGGACAAAGCAAAAGATCTTGCTACTGAAAGTGGTAAGAAGAACATTGACCAAGCGAAGGAATTCTCTGAATCAATGGGTGCACTTGGTGGTGAAAAACCAGCTAAGCCTGAAATCGAAGAAGTAAAGTGTGATACTAAAGAAAATGAATCAACTTGTACTTGTAAAGAAAAAGGTGGAAAAGAAACTAAGTACACTTTGAAAAAAGAAGGTGACAAGTGGTTAGTAGACTACAGCAAGCTTGGTAACATGGGCGGAGAAACTCCAACTGAAGAAGCTGCTCCAGTTGAAGAGCCTGCTACTGACGAAACTGCTCCAGTTGAAGAAACAGAAGCTCCAGTTGAAGAATAA
- a CDS encoding succinylglutamate desuccinylase/aspartoacylase family protein — protein sequence MPELITIGKESVALGQHKIINYDIARLPSGMMINMPIFVYRSKTDGPVLLLSGGLHGDEVNGIEIIRRMISENRFNNLICGTVIAIPVLNVFGFLNYSREVPDGKDVNRSFPGDANGSLASRVAWHITKNILPIIDYGVDFHTGGAQRTNYPQMRYSVVDKNSELIAKAFAAPFTLNSSLIAKSIRHQASKMGKPVIVFEGGESMRFDENSISEAIDGTKRLLCYLGMINEKYEERTSKLLLDSSWLRATRAGMFKSFVECGDPVMKNQPVGVINDPFGHYEVKIISKYEGYVIGMNNNPVVHQGDAVFHIGLETGK from the coding sequence ATGCCGGAACTAATCACCATCGGTAAAGAATCAGTAGCCCTGGGTCAGCATAAAATCATCAATTACGATATCGCCCGCCTCCCATCCGGGATGATGATTAACATGCCCATTTTCGTTTACAGAAGTAAGACCGACGGACCCGTGCTCCTCTTGTCGGGAGGATTACATGGTGATGAAGTGAATGGGATTGAAATCATCCGCCGTATGATTTCCGAAAACAGGTTCAACAACCTCATTTGCGGAACAGTAATAGCTATTCCGGTTTTAAATGTATTTGGATTTTTAAATTACTCACGTGAGGTGCCCGATGGAAAAGATGTCAACAGAAGTTTTCCCGGAGACGCTAATGGATCACTGGCAAGTAGGGTAGCCTGGCACATCACCAAAAATATACTTCCCATTATCGATTATGGGGTCGATTTTCACACCGGTGGAGCCCAGCGAACCAACTATCCACAAATGCGCTATTCGGTGGTCGATAAAAACTCAGAACTGATTGCAAAGGCATTTGCAGCACCATTTACATTGAATTCTTCCCTGATTGCAAAATCCATTCGTCACCAGGCCTCCAAAATGGGTAAACCGGTGATTGTATTCGAAGGAGGAGAGTCCATGCGTTTCGACGAAAACTCCATTTCAGAGGCGATCGATGGGACCAAGCGTTTGCTTTGCTATTTGGGAATGATCAATGAAAAATATGAAGAGCGAACTTCCAAATTATTGTTGGATAGCTCCTGGCTTCGTGCTACACGTGCAGGCATGTTTAAATCATTCGTAGAATGCGGAGATCCTGTCATGAAAAATCAACCCGTTGGCGTAATCAATGATCCCTTCGGACACTACGAAGTAAAAATCATTTCAAAATATGAAGGGTATGTCATTGGAATGAATAATAATCCGGTCGTGCACCAGGGTGATGCCGTGTTTCATATCGGACTGGAAACGGGGAAATAA
- the dnaE gene encoding DNA polymerase III subunit alpha, producing the protein MFLIFDTETTGLPQDYNAPIERTENWPRVVQIAWQIHDIKGKLIEVKNFIIKPVGYSIPYNAEKIHGISTERALKSGVDIEFVFEEFNQAIAHCEFIAGHNIEFDIKVWGAEFVRAGLPIGMLQKKWVDTKDESTEFCAIPGGKGGKFKWPTLTELHQKLFQSGFSEAHNASADVEATTRCFLELIRLNVITPARLGFGNEFLHEFRIENPNPIALIGLNIQPYQPLNSEQKENTEINLFETTSSEDHSELLKDISFSHLHNHSQYSILQSTSEINKLVKKAAQLKMPGIALTDTGNMMAAFEFVKEVFSYNKGVDSRRKEAEAKGESFDEINLKPIVGCEFNICRNHLDKSTKDNGSQVVLLAKNEKGYHNLAKMSSIAFVSGFYYVPRIDKEVLLQYKENLIATTGGLYGEIPNLILNVGEEQAETAFLWWKEQFGEDFYAELLRHGQDEEEKVNEILLKFCHKHGVKYFAANNTYYLNQTDANAHDILLCVKDGEKKETPIGKGRGFRYGFPNDQYYFKSQEEMKSLFADLPEAIITTNEIVAKVEPYKLERNVLLPKFEIPDEFKFPEDDEDGGKRGENAYLKFLTYEGAKKRYTEITPEIQERLDFELATIEKTGYPGYFLIVQDFTTEARKMGVSVGPGRGSAAGSAVAYCIGITNVDPIKYDLLFERFLNPERVSLPDIDIDFDDEGRDKVIDYVVKKYGANQVAQIITYGTMAAKSAIRDTARVLDLPLPDADRIAKLIPDLSLGKILELNETELKEKLSGEDLEMAQQLRKISTGQDLSAQTVQQAKMLEGSLRNTGIHACGVIITPEDITRIVPVATAKDSELYVTQFDNSVVESAGLLKMDFLGLKTLTIIKDACKIIKERHGLDLDPDSFPLDDTKTYELYQRGETNGTFQFESPGMQKYLRELKPDTFADLIAMNALYRPGPLEYIPNFIRRKHGQEPITYDLPEMEEYLKETYGITVYQEQVMLLSQSLADFSKGKADELRKAMGKKIRAKLDELKPLFIENAMKKGHPEDRLNKIWTDWEAFASYAFNKSHSTCYAYVAYQTAYLKAHYPAEYMASVLTHNMSDIKKVTFFMEECRRMKIPVLGPSVNESELKFTVNDSGAIRFGLGAIKGVGENAVEAIVQTRKTEGKYSSIFDFTRRIDLRAANKKTLENLALAGAFDDFGISRSAFFFDEGDNNTFLSKAIKFGSNHQEGLNSAQVSLFGEESSESMPEPSIPRVEPWPTLYQLNREKEVVGIYISGHPLDDFRYDLNQLCTKGFHCGMISLLNKDSLNKELKLAGIITKVEHRQTKTGKPFGSFEIEDYEGNARMMLFGDDYLKFRPYLIENTFVYIRGRVQNRKFGNEIKEDEFEFKINMIDLLANARERFVKGINFTINPYKVNERFVDELELLIQKYKGKTRVKVTLMDHIEKIKIDMPSKGNGVDLSNELLEELEQLENLEFEFIF; encoded by the coding sequence ATGTTTTTAATATTTGATACCGAAACCACAGGTTTACCGCAGGATTACAATGCTCCGATTGAAAGGACAGAAAACTGGCCGCGTGTGGTTCAAATTGCCTGGCAGATTCATGATATAAAGGGGAAGCTCATAGAGGTAAAAAACTTTATTATTAAACCTGTTGGCTATTCGATTCCTTACAATGCAGAAAAGATTCATGGAATTTCTACGGAAAGAGCATTAAAATCGGGTGTTGATATTGAATTTGTATTCGAGGAGTTTAATCAGGCTATTGCCCATTGTGAGTTTATTGCTGGTCATAATATTGAATTTGATATTAAAGTTTGGGGTGCAGAATTCGTTCGAGCAGGTTTGCCTATTGGAATGCTTCAAAAAAAGTGGGTTGATACGAAGGATGAATCCACCGAGTTCTGTGCAATTCCAGGAGGAAAAGGCGGAAAATTTAAATGGCCTACATTAACTGAATTACACCAAAAGTTATTTCAATCCGGATTTAGCGAGGCGCACAATGCCAGTGCTGATGTGGAGGCAACTACTCGTTGCTTTTTAGAATTGATTCGATTAAATGTAATCACTCCTGCCCGTCTCGGATTTGGCAATGAATTTTTACATGAATTCAGAATTGAAAATCCGAATCCGATAGCGCTTATTGGTTTAAATATTCAACCCTATCAACCACTTAATTCTGAACAAAAGGAGAATACAGAAATTAATTTATTTGAAACGACAAGCTCGGAAGATCATAGCGAGCTTTTAAAAGATATTTCATTCTCTCATTTACACAATCACTCCCAATATTCCATTCTTCAATCGACTTCGGAAATTAATAAGTTGGTAAAAAAAGCAGCTCAATTAAAAATGCCGGGTATTGCACTTACCGATACCGGAAATATGATGGCTGCTTTTGAATTTGTTAAAGAAGTGTTCTCTTATAACAAAGGAGTAGATTCAAGAAGAAAGGAAGCGGAAGCAAAAGGCGAATCGTTTGACGAAATAAATTTAAAGCCAATCGTAGGTTGCGAGTTTAATATTTGCAGAAATCATCTCGACAAATCGACAAAGGATAATGGTTCTCAAGTGGTATTATTAGCCAAGAATGAAAAGGGATATCACAACCTGGCTAAAATGTCGTCGATCGCTTTTGTTTCAGGTTTTTATTATGTACCACGTATCGATAAAGAAGTTCTACTCCAATACAAGGAAAATTTAATTGCAACCACAGGTGGATTATATGGAGAAATCCCTAATCTGATTCTGAATGTTGGAGAGGAACAAGCGGAAACAGCTTTTTTGTGGTGGAAGGAACAATTCGGAGAAGATTTTTATGCTGAGTTGTTAAGGCATGGTCAGGATGAAGAAGAAAAAGTAAATGAAATTCTATTAAAATTTTGCCATAAACATGGTGTAAAATATTTTGCTGCTAACAATACCTACTACCTCAACCAAACGGATGCAAATGCGCACGATATTTTACTTTGTGTAAAGGATGGTGAAAAGAAAGAAACCCCTATTGGAAAAGGTAGAGGATTCAGGTACGGGTTTCCGAATGACCAGTATTATTTCAAGTCGCAAGAAGAAATGAAAAGCCTTTTTGCTGATCTTCCTGAAGCCATTATTACCACCAATGAGATTGTTGCAAAAGTAGAGCCCTATAAACTTGAAAGAAATGTATTGTTACCGAAGTTTGAGATTCCGGATGAATTTAAGTTTCCGGAAGACGATGAAGATGGGGGTAAACGAGGGGAAAATGCTTATTTAAAATTCCTCACCTATGAAGGTGCAAAAAAGCGATATACTGAAATAACACCGGAAATTCAGGAGCGTCTGGATTTTGAATTAGCAACCATTGAAAAAACCGGATACCCCGGGTATTTTTTGATTGTACAGGATTTTACAACCGAAGCCCGAAAAATGGGCGTAAGTGTGGGTCCGGGTCGTGGTTCTGCGGCGGGTAGTGCTGTTGCTTATTGTATAGGAATTACCAACGTAGATCCCATTAAATACGATCTACTCTTTGAGCGTTTTTTAAATCCGGAACGCGTATCACTCCCCGATATTGATATTGATTTTGATGATGAGGGTCGGGATAAGGTTATTGATTATGTAGTAAAAAAATATGGTGCCAATCAGGTGGCTCAAATTATTACCTATGGTACCATGGCTGCCAAATCTGCCATACGCGATACAGCCCGGGTGTTGGATTTACCTCTACCCGATGCCGATCGCATTGCGAAATTGATTCCTGATTTATCGCTGGGAAAAATCCTTGAATTGAATGAAACTGAACTGAAGGAAAAACTGAGTGGGGAAGATCTTGAGATGGCCCAACAACTCAGGAAAATTTCGACGGGTCAGGACCTCTCTGCTCAAACCGTTCAGCAAGCAAAAATGCTGGAAGGATCCTTACGGAATACCGGTATTCACGCCTGTGGTGTAATTATTACTCCGGAGGACATCACCCGTATTGTTCCTGTTGCTACAGCAAAGGATTCTGAATTATACGTAACCCAATTTGATAACTCGGTAGTAGAAAGTGCCGGTCTCTTAAAAATGGACTTTTTAGGCTTAAAAACCCTAACCATCATTAAAGATGCCTGCAAAATTATTAAGGAACGTCATGGTTTAGATCTTGATCCGGACAGTTTTCCGCTGGATGATACCAAAACCTACGAATTGTACCAGCGGGGAGAAACGAATGGTACGTTCCAGTTTGAAAGTCCCGGAATGCAAAAGTATTTGCGGGAATTAAAACCGGATACATTTGCCGACCTCATTGCGATGAATGCCTTATACCGTCCGGGTCCCTTGGAATACATTCCAAACTTTATCCGGAGAAAGCATGGTCAGGAACCCATCACTTACGATTTACCGGAGATGGAAGAATACCTGAAGGAAACCTACGGTATTACAGTATACCAGGAGCAGGTAATGCTTTTATCGCAGAGTCTTGCGGATTTCTCGAAAGGAAAAGCAGATGAGTTGCGTAAAGCAATGGGTAAAAAAATCAGAGCAAAGCTGGATGAATTAAAACCACTTTTCATTGAGAATGCAATGAAGAAAGGTCATCCGGAAGATCGTTTAAATAAAATCTGGACCGACTGGGAAGCGTTTGCATCTTATGCCTTTAACAAATCTCACTCTACTTGTTATGCCTATGTTGCCTACCAAACAGCATATTTAAAAGCTCATTATCCGGCAGAATACATGGCTTCTGTTCTCACTCATAACATGAGTGATATAAAAAAGGTAACCTTCTTTATGGAAGAATGCCGCAGAATGAAAATTCCGGTATTGGGTCCGAGTGTTAATGAGTCGGAATTAAAATTTACGGTTAACGACAGCGGTGCAATTCGTTTTGGATTGGGTGCGATTAAGGGGGTTGGAGAAAATGCCGTTGAAGCCATTGTGCAAACCAGAAAAACTGAGGGTAAATATTCGTCTATTTTTGATTTTACCCGAAGAATCGATTTGAGAGCTGCAAATAAGAAGACGTTGGAGAACCTTGCATTAGCAGGAGCATTTGATGATTTTGGAATTTCGCGTTCTGCTTTCTTTTTTGATGAGGGTGATAACAATACATTTTTATCCAAAGCCATTAAGTTTGGCAGTAATCACCAGGAGGGATTAAATTCTGCGCAGGTAAGTTTATTCGGAGAAGAAAGCTCTGAATCGATGCCAGAACCCAGTATTCCACGTGTTGAGCCATGGCCAACGCTTTATCAATTAAACCGCGAAAAAGAGGTGGTGGGAATTTATATTTCGGGTCACCCGCTTGATGATTTTCGCTATGATTTAAACCAACTATGCACTAAAGGATTTCATTGTGGAATGATTTCTTTGTTGAACAAAGATTCGCTTAATAAAGAATTAAAGCTGGCTGGTATAATAACAAAAGTGGAGCATCGCCAAACGAAAACAGGAAAGCCGTTCGGGTCCTTTGAAATTGAAGATTATGAAGGCAATGCACGCATGATGTTGTTTGGGGATGATTATTTAAAATTCCGGCCTTATTTAATTGAAAATACGTTTGTTTACATTAGAGGAAGGGTGCAAAACCGAAAATTTGGCAATGAAATCAAGGAAGATGAGTTTGAATTTAAAATCAACATGATTGATTTGCTTGCCAATGCACGTGAACGTTTTGTAAAAGGAATCAATTTTACAATTAATCCGTACAAAGTGAATGAGCGTTTTGTGGATGAACTGGAGCTCTTAATTCAAAAATACAAAGGCAAGACCAGAGTAAAAGTTACGCTCATGGATCATATTGAAAAGATTAAAATTGATATGCCGAGTAAAGGGAATGGTGTGGACTTGAGCAATGAATTATTGGAAGAACTGGAACAATTGGAAAATTTAGAATTCGAATTTATTTTTTAG
- a CDS encoding SET domain-containing protein, whose protein sequence is MMHPDTELRFISPEIGHGVFASAFIPKGSIVYIKDLMEIVILPDDPLRKDPRYAPLIEKYSYEEPNGNLVFSWDIGRFVNHCCACNTISTGYGFEIALRDIEAGEEITDEYGLFNSGWEMKLSCSKPGCRGKLSPGDIDVYAGKWDEQIKDALKVFNLVPQPLEVYMEEITKKNLDLFLQKGEGYVSVLTLKKK, encoded by the coding sequence ATGATGCATCCGGACACTGAACTCCGATTTATAAGTCCTGAAATTGGACATGGAGTTTTCGCTTCTGCTTTTATTCCCAAAGGCAGCATTGTTTATATTAAAGATTTAATGGAGATCGTAATTCTGCCTGATGATCCATTACGGAAAGATCCGAGGTATGCTCCACTCATTGAAAAGTATTCGTATGAAGAACCCAATGGAAATTTAGTTTTCAGTTGGGATATTGGTCGTTTTGTAAATCACTGTTGTGCGTGCAACACCATTAGCACCGGATACGGATTTGAAATTGCCCTTCGCGATATTGAAGCGGGCGAAGAAATTACTGACGAATACGGATTATTCAACTCGGGCTGGGAAATGAAATTAAGCTGCAGTAAACCCGGTTGTAGAGGGAAATTATCACCGGGTGATATTGATGTGTACGCCGGAAAATGGGACGAACAAATTAAAGATGCGTTGAAGGTTTTTAATCTGGTACCGCAACCGCTGGAGGTATATATGGAAGAAATCACCAAAAAAAACCTGGATCTTTTTCTACAGAAAGGCGAAGGCTATGTATCGGTGTTAACCTTAAAAAAGAAATAA
- the ruvX gene encoding Holliday junction resolvase RuvX: MSVALGIDYGSKRVGLAITDSLGMIASPLKVIHSSEITDWLKKNIPQLKIKTLVVGEPKRLNGTETDASKMINEFCVHLKRTFPELELVRVDERFTSSMAAQAMALGGASKKKKEDKSTLDAVSAAIILQSWLDAKR; the protein is encoded by the coding sequence ATGAGTGTAGCACTGGGAATAGATTATGGATCAAAGCGGGTGGGATTAGCCATTACCGATTCATTGGGAATGATTGCCAGTCCGCTTAAAGTCATTCACTCCTCCGAAATAACAGATTGGCTGAAAAAAAATATTCCTCAACTTAAAATTAAGACACTGGTAGTTGGCGAACCAAAGCGGTTAAACGGAACAGAAACCGATGCCAGTAAAATGATCAATGAATTTTGCGTGCATTTAAAACGGACCTTTCCCGAATTAGAACTCGTTCGGGTCGATGAACGTTTTACTTCCTCGATGGCAGCCCAGGCTATGGCTTTGGGTGGAGCTTCGAAAAAAAAGAAAGAAGATAAATCAACCCTCGATGCCGTTTCTGCAGCTATCATTTTGCAATCATGGCTCGATGCAAAACGATAA
- a CDS encoding ATP-binding cassette domain-containing protein, translating to MISTQNITLQFGKRILFDEVNVQFTEGNCYGVIGANGAGKSTFLKILSGEVDPTKGQVSILPGKRMAVLKQNHFEFDECRVIDTVIMGHKPLYKIMQEKDAIYAKEEMTEADGNRAAELEAEFAEMDGWNAETNAAEMLSNLGVAEEFHEIKLNELSGNQKVRVLLAQALFGNPDILILDEPTNDLDVDTISWLEDFLAEFKNTVIVVSHDRHFLDTVCTHIADIDFGKITLYTGNYSFWYQASQLALKQRADQNKKMEDKRKELQEFVARFSANAAKSKQATSRKKLLEKLQIDEIKPSTRKYPAIIFNMEREAGDQILKVEHLTIKSEDQTLLNNISFKVNKGDKIAVISKNSMAITALLETLAGEREAQGTIEWGITIKKGFLPNENSAYFTEENSLVDWLRQYSVNKDEDYVRGFLGKMLFSGQEALKSVKVLSGGEKVRCMISRLMLQQANFLLLDEPTNHLDLEAITAFNNSLIDFKGMVMFTSHDHEFVQTVANRIIEITPSGIIDKQLTYDEYLNDDKVKALRKAELETA from the coding sequence ATGATCAGTACCCAGAACATTACCCTCCAGTTTGGCAAAAGAATCTTATTTGATGAAGTGAATGTCCAATTCACGGAGGGCAATTGCTATGGCGTAATCGGAGCAAACGGGGCAGGAAAATCTACGTTTTTAAAGATTTTAAGTGGAGAGGTGGATCCTACTAAAGGACAAGTATCCATCCTGCCGGGTAAACGGATGGCTGTTTTAAAGCAGAATCACTTTGAATTTGATGAATGCCGTGTTATCGATACGGTTATTATGGGACATAAACCCCTGTATAAAATTATGCAGGAAAAAGATGCCATCTACGCTAAGGAAGAAATGACTGAGGCAGATGGAAACCGTGCGGCAGAATTAGAGGCGGAGTTTGCGGAAATGGATGGATGGAATGCAGAAACAAATGCAGCGGAAATGCTCTCCAACCTTGGTGTTGCCGAAGAATTTCATGAAATAAAATTGAACGAATTATCCGGTAATCAAAAAGTAAGGGTTTTATTGGCACAGGCATTATTCGGAAATCCGGATATCCTTATCCTCGATGAGCCAACCAACGACTTGGATGTGGACACCATTTCCTGGCTGGAAGATTTTCTGGCGGAGTTTAAGAATACCGTTATCGTTGTATCGCACGACCGTCACTTTTTAGACACCGTTTGTACCCACATCGCCGATATCGATTTCGGGAAAATCACACTTTATACCGGTAACTATTCCTTCTGGTACCAGGCATCGCAGTTAGCATTGAAACAAAGAGCCGATCAAAACAAAAAAATGGAGGATAAACGCAAAGAACTTCAGGAATTCGTTGCGCGTTTCAGTGCCAATGCAGCTAAAAGTAAACAGGCTACCTCCCGTAAAAAATTATTGGAAAAACTCCAGATCGACGAAATCAAACCTTCCACCAGAAAATATCCCGCCATCATTTTTAATATGGAACGGGAAGCCGGAGATCAGATTTTAAAAGTTGAACATCTTACTATTAAAAGTGAAGATCAAACACTGCTCAACAATATTTCATTTAAAGTAAATAAAGGAGATAAAATCGCTGTTATTTCTAAAAATTCAATGGCCATCACAGCACTGCTCGAAACCCTAGCCGGTGAACGGGAAGCACAGGGAACCATCGAGTGGGGGATAACCATTAAAAAAGGATTTCTCCCTAATGAAAACAGCGCTTACTTTACGGAAGAAAATTCATTGGTCGACTGGTTACGTCAATATTCGGTAAATAAAGACGAGGATTATGTGCGCGGATTCCTGGGGAAAATGTTGTTCTCCGGACAAGAAGCACTCAAATCCGTTAAAGTATTGTCGGGAGGCGAAAAAGTACGTTGTATGATTTCGCGACTGATGCTCCAACAGGCAAACTTCTTGTTACTCGACGAACCAACGAATCACCTCGACCTCGAAGCTATCACTGCATTCAATAATTCACTAATCGATTTTAAAGGAATGGTTATGTTTACATCGCATGACCACGAATTCGTTCAAACCGTAGCCAATCGCATCATTGAAATTACTCCGTCTGGAATTATTGATAAGCAATTGACCTACGACGAATACCTAAATGACGATAAGGTGAAAGCCTTGCGCAAGGCTGAATTAGAAACAGCCTGA